One genomic segment of Profundibacter amoris includes these proteins:
- a CDS encoding TIGR01459 family HAD-type hydrolase, translating to MTRIITALSEISSQYDALFVDLWGCLHDGVNAFPDAVAALQAYRKTGGKVVLLTNAPRSRTSVQQQIEGMGVPDDCWDTIASSGDSARAAMFRGVVGEKVWYIGPDSDLSFFDPIHIVENPVNIQRVPLEQAEGIVCVGPFDPHADPSVMRPEFLLAKQKGLKLLCANPDIVVDRGGVREYCAGALAALYTEMGGESLYTGKPHPPIYDLARNRLNELGSTIPDSKILCIGDGIGTDIKGAMGEDLDALFISGGLAASETGTGPAPDGQPEPDALTAFLDKAMTTTRYAMGYLR from the coding sequence ATGACCCGGATCATCACCGCGCTTAGCGAAATATCCAGCCAATATGACGCCCTGTTCGTCGATCTGTGGGGCTGTTTGCATGATGGCGTCAACGCCTTCCCCGATGCTGTTGCCGCCCTGCAAGCCTATCGCAAAACGGGTGGCAAGGTGGTGTTGCTGACCAACGCGCCGCGCTCGCGCACCTCGGTGCAGCAACAGATCGAGGGCATGGGCGTGCCGGATGATTGCTGGGATACCATCGCCAGTTCCGGCGACAGTGCCCGCGCGGCGATGTTCCGCGGCGTGGTCGGGGAAAAGGTCTGGTACATCGGCCCCGATTCCGACCTGTCGTTCTTTGATCCGATCCACATCGTCGAAAACCCCGTCAACATCCAGCGCGTGCCGCTGGAACAGGCCGAGGGCATCGTCTGTGTCGGCCCGTTCGATCCGCACGCCGACCCTTCGGTGATGCGCCCCGAATTCCTGCTGGCCAAACAGAAGGGCCTGAAACTGCTTTGTGCCAACCCCGACATTGTGGTCGATCGTGGTGGCGTGCGCGAATACTGCGCCGGTGCCTTGGCCGCGCTTTATACGGAAATGGGCGGGGAAAGCCTCTATACCGGCAAACCGCATCCGCCGATCTATGATCTGGCCCGCAACCGCCTGAACGAACTGGGCAGCACGATCCCCGACAGTAAAATCCTTTGCATCGGTGATGGCATTGGCACCGATATCAAGGGCGCAATGGGCGAAGACCTTGACGCGCTGTTCATTTCCGGCGGGCTGGCCGCCAGCGAAACCGGTACCGGCCCCGCCCCCGATGGCCAACCCGAACCGGACGCCCTGACCGCCTTTCTGGACAAGGCAATGACCACCACCCGCTATGCAATGGGCTATTTGCGTTAG
- a CDS encoding MaoC family dehydratase, giving the protein MTNSEIGTIFLEDLETGMSRSITKVIDEHAINLFAEVSEDRNPLHLDEDAGAASIFKTRIAHGMLSAGLFSALIGERLPGHGSIYMSQNLRFTAPVRIGETVTATVTVTNIIPEKRRVALECVAKVGDTVVITGDALVLAPSRAKG; this is encoded by the coding sequence ATGACCAACAGTGAAATCGGCACCATCTTTCTGGAAGACCTTGAAACGGGGATGTCCCGTTCGATCACCAAGGTGATTGACGAGCACGCAATCAACCTGTTTGCCGAGGTCAGCGAAGATCGCAACCCGCTGCATCTGGACGAGGACGCCGGCGCCGCCTCGATATTCAAAACCCGCATCGCCCACGGGATGCTGTCGGCCGGTCTGTTTTCCGCCCTGATTGGCGAACGCCTGCCCGGCCACGGCTCGATCTACATGTCGCAAAACCTGCGCTTTACCGCCCCCGTGCGCATTGGTGAAACCGTCACCGCCACCGTCACGGTCACCAATATCATCCCCGAAAAACGCCGCGTCGCGCTAGAATGTGTGGCTAAGGTGGGCGATACGGTGGTGATCACCGGCGATGCCCTTGTGCTTGCCCCCAGCCGCGCCAAAGGTTAG